One window of the Brevibacterium limosum genome contains the following:
- a CDS encoding D-2-hydroxyacid dehydrogenase, with translation MTVLTILNSPGTEIPELITDLGERDGIELRIAEAETLARALPGTDVLLMWDFFSTALKDAYGSADRLDWVHAAAAGVDSLLFDELVDSPVTVTNARGIFDRPIAEFVLGYILMHAKNSIGSLSDQAEGKWNRRSTRDIAGTKALIVGTGAIGREIARLLGSVDIEVTGAGSHARSGDADFGEVIDSATLPEHVAGFDWVIDIAPLTEKTERLIGAEVFAAMDDTAVFINVGRGDTVDTDALVTALREGQIAGAGLDVFDEEPLPAGHPLWAMDDVIITPHMSGDTDGWRRRLAEQFHRLFEQYLAGEQFPHTVDKRLGYVR, from the coding sequence ATGACGGTACTGACCATACTCAACTCGCCCGGGACCGAGATCCCCGAACTGATCACTGATCTGGGGGAGCGGGACGGGATCGAACTGCGCATCGCCGAGGCGGAGACCCTGGCCCGGGCGCTGCCCGGCACCGATGTGCTGCTGATGTGGGATTTCTTCTCCACAGCACTCAAGGATGCCTATGGCAGCGCCGACCGTCTGGACTGGGTCCACGCCGCCGCGGCGGGCGTCGATTCGCTCCTCTTCGATGAGCTCGTCGACTCGCCGGTGACGGTGACGAACGCCCGGGGGATCTTCGACCGCCCGATCGCCGAGTTCGTTCTGGGCTACATCCTCATGCACGCGAAGAACTCGATCGGTTCGCTCTCCGACCAAGCCGAGGGGAAGTGGAATCGCCGGTCGACCCGCGACATCGCCGGCACCAAGGCTCTCATCGTCGGCACCGGAGCGATCGGCCGGGAGATCGCCCGGCTGCTGGGGTCAGTCGACATCGAGGTCACCGGTGCCGGGTCCCACGCCCGCAGCGGCGACGCGGACTTCGGTGAGGTCATCGACTCCGCCACCCTGCCCGAGCACGTGGCCGGATTCGACTGGGTCATCGACATCGCACCGCTGACGGAGAAGACGGAGAGGCTCATCGGCGCCGAGGTGTTCGCCGCCATGGACGACACCGCCGTGTTCATCAACGTCGGACGGGGAGACACCGTCGACACCGATGCCCTCGTCACCGCGCTGCGTGAGGGCCAGATCGCCGGGGCCGGACTCGACGTCTTCGACGAGGAGCCGCTGCCCGCCGGGCATCCCCTGTGGGCGATGGACGATGTCATCATCACCCCGCATATGAGCGGGGACACCGACGGTTGGAGAAGGCGTCTGGCCGAGCAGTTCCATCGCCTGTTCGAACAGTATCTGGCCGGAGAGCAGTTCCCGCACACCGTCGACAAGAGACTCGGGTACGTGCGGTGA